One window of the Misgurnus anguillicaudatus chromosome 8, ASM2758022v2, whole genome shotgun sequence genome contains the following:
- the pacsin1b gene encoding protein kinase C and casein kinase substrate in neurons protein 1 — protein sequence MSGAYDEAAMSDETTDSFWEVGNYKRTVKRIEDGHRLCNDMMNCIQERAKIEKSYAQQLTDWSKRWRQLVEKGPQYGTLERAWLAMMTEAEKVSELHQEVKNNLLNEDLEKVKNWQKDSYHKQMMGSFKETKEAEEGFRKAQKPWAKKLKELETAKKTYHMACKEEKIASTREANSKAEASVTSDQQKKLQEKLDKCKNDVQKAKEKYDKSLEELGKCTPAYIENMEAVFEPCQQFEEKRLNFLREVLLDIKRHLNLTENQSYATVYRDLERTITSASAQEDLKWFSNNHGPGMHMNWPQFEEFNPDLSHSINKKEKVKKNHDGVTLTQMSVGGDQGTPRTGDRGSLSSYEKNQQYSAEWSDDEPPAAQPVDETNGGENPFDEDSKGVRVRALYDYTGQEQDELTFKAGDELIKLEDEDEQGWCKGRLVNGQLGLYPANYVEPI from the exons ATGTCGGGAGCCTACGATGAGGCCGCTATGTCCGATGAAACTACAGACAGTTTCTGGGAG GTTGGGAACTACAAGCGAACAGTGAAGCGGATAGAAGATGGTCATCGTCTCTGTAACGACATGATGAATTGCATACAGGAGCGTGCCAAAATAGAAAAGTCTTATGCCCAGCAGCTCACCGACTGGTCGAAGAGATGGAGACAGCTTGTGGAAAAAG GACCACAGTATGGTACTCTGGAGAGAGCCTGGCTCGCCATGATGACCGAGGCTGAGAAAGTCAGCGAGTTGCATCAGGAGGTTAAAAATAATCTGCTGAACGAGGACTTGGAGAAGGTGAAGAACTGGCAGAAAGATTCCTACCACAAACAAATGATGGGCAGCTTTAAAGAGACCAAAGAGGCTGAAGAGGGCTTCAGAAAAGCCCAGAAGCCCTGGGCCAAAAAACTcaaagag ttggAAACGGCGAAGAAAACGTACCACATGGCCTGCAAGGAAGAGAAAATAGCATCAACAAGAGAGGCCAATAGCAAAGCAGAAGCATCTGTGACATCAGACCAGCAAAAGAAACTTCAGGAGAAACTGGACAAGTGTAAAAATGACGTTCAGAAG gCCAAAGAGAAATATGATAAGAGTCTGGAGGAGCTCGGGAAGTGCACACCGGCGTACATTGAGAACATGGAGGCCGTGTTTGAACCCTGTCAGCAGTTTGAGGAGAAGAGGTTAAACTTCCTCCGTGAGGTTCTTCTAGATATCAAACGACATCTCAACCTCACTGAGAACCAAAG CTATGCCACAGTTTACCGGGACCTGGAGCGAACCATCACGTCAGCCAGTGCTCAAGAAGATCTAAAGTGGTTTAGTAATAATCATGGGCCTGGCATGCACATGAACTGGCCACAGTTTGAG GAATTCAATCCAGATCTGAGTCATTCCATAAATAAGAAAGAAAAGGTTAAAAAGAACCACGATGGAGTGACATTAACTCAAATGTCAGTGGGCGGAGATCAAGGCACACCGAGAACCGGAGACCGCGGCAG CTTGAGTAGCTACGAGAAGAACCAGCAGTATTCTGCCGAATGGTCCGACGATGAGCCACCTGCCGCCCAACCAGTAGACGAAACCAACGGAGGTGAAAATCCATTCGATGAGGACAGCAAAGGAGTGCGAGTCAGGGCGCTGTACGACTATACGGGGCAAGAGCAGGATGAGCTGACCTTTAAAGCAG GAGATGAACTCATCAAGCTAGAAGATGAAGATGAGCAGGGTTGGTGTAAAGGTCGACTGGTTAACGGTCAGCTAGGCTTGTACCCTGCTAACTACGTGGAGCCCATTTAA
- the spdef gene encoding SAM pointed domain-containing Ets transcription factor, translated as MASPVRIQTDGSVLQLPRSATNFVESSLAFLKQEDNIVQTSEMVDHKPRLDGSDRGHPGLYLSCFDMLFTEDATWLVRVSDSSTAVGAGPRLEPCQEPEQCPVIDSPGLGSSPLSPTLEEQVEERSLEQVQSLVVGEVLKDIETACKLLNITPDPMEWNCGNVQKWLLWTEHLYRLPQVGKAFQDLDGKDLCSMSEEDFRQRSPQCSETLHAHLDIWKSAAWMKERGSVGETRIRETEELWSEADSSCSGQPIHLWQFLRELLLKPHSYGRCIRWLNKEKGIFKIEDSAHVARLWGLRKNRPAMNYDKLSRSIRQYYKKGIIRKPDVSQRLVYQFVHPV; from the exons ATGGCCAGTCCAGTTCGGATCCAGACAGACGGCTCTGTCCTTCAGCTGCCTCGCTCCGCCACCAACTTTGTGGAGAGCTCGCTGGCTTTTCTCAAGCAAGAAGATAACATAGTGCAAACGTCGGAGATGGTTGACCACAAACCTCGTCTGGACGGCTCGGACCGCGGACATCCGGGACTCTATCTCTCCTGCTTCGACATGCTGTTTACAGAGGACGCCACCTGGCTGGTAAGGGTGTCGGATTCCTCCACGGCGGTGGGCGCAGGGCCCAGGCTGGAACCGTGTCAGGAACCGGAGCAGTGCCCTGTGATTGACAGCCCTGGGTTGGGAAGCTCACCTCTGTCTCCTACACTGGAAGAGCAGGTGGAGGAGAGATCTCTGGAGCAGGTGCAGAGTTTAGTGGTGGGAGAAGTTTTGAAGGACATTGAAACAGCTTGTAAACTTCTAAATATTACGCCAG ATCCGATGGAGTGGAATTGTGGGAACGTTCAGAAGTGGTTGCTGTGGACCGAGCATCTCTACAGGCTTCCGCAGGTGGGAAAAGCTTTCCAAGACCTGGATGGAAAAGATTTATGTTCGATGAGCGAAGAAGACTTCAGACAGCGCTCGCCGCAGTGCAGCGAAACATTGCATGCACATTTGGATATATGGAAATCAG CTGCCTGGATGAAGGAGAGAGGTTCAGTTGGAGAGACGAGGATAAGAG AAACAGAGGAGCTTTGGTCAGAAGCCGATTCATCGTGTTCTGGTCAACCGATCCACCTGTGGCAGTTTCTTAGAGAACTGCTCCTTAAACCTCACAGTTACGGACGCTGCATACGTTGGCTGAATAAAGAGAAAG GGATCTTCAAAATCGAAGATTCGGCGCACGTGGCTCGTCTCTGGGGTCTGAGGAAGAACCGACCAGCTATGAACTATGACAAACTCAGTCGCTCCATACGCCAGTACTACAAAAAAGGGATCATTCGGAAGCCAGACGTCTCTCAAAGACTCGTCTATCAGTTTGTCCATCCGGTTTAA